AAGTTGTAAATGCTTCCCCATTGTAACTGCCAAGCAGGTACCTCTATGAGTATGAATACCTCCTATTAGCATCAACataattccatgaatcttaccCATTtttcacttccattagctacataggtctcaataGTGGCGTTTTTAAAGAAAGTGGcagtaaacatgcattttcattttaaaacatgatatctggtactacacgaaGATCTCCGTttgcttgccttccaggaagtctgttagtGTTTCATGTCGTttttcattcccccccccccccagaagtgtcttctgggtaagcatgttactggctaaaaggatgtatgtcagtcaataggagaagcagctgattggttattgacaggaaagaagccagtgaaggggtgtaAAACAATTTCTCACTCCAGGTGAGGTGGCCCAGAaggtgcaagacagtctaaaagcatggcttgcaaacacagATGTCTAGTACCAGTTACcatgttataaaatgaaaatacatgtctgctaaaacatgtgtttctttcaaaactgcacatctgaggcctatataatgaatagatgtacatggtggagaaaatgtatggaactattttgttagctacaatttctTTAAATggacaaataattaaaacaaacaggtggaaagtaaaaaaaaaacaaaaaaacaaagtaagGTTGAACATTGTGAGTTTAAGGCAGACAGGCCCTGTACCGTCATGTATAAACTGAGACTCAGGAAGAGATGTTCAATCAGGAAGTCTCAATCTTTAGCTTGTTTTTTTCTGGATATCCATCCTTAATCCCAGTGCCAGTCTCCTGGTAAAGTTGGTCTAACTGGTTATGAGCATACCGGTCACATTTCTGTGCTGCAGTTTTATCAACGTATTCCTCCAAGCCGTTGTGGCGCTGCCATCCTTTCTTACTGTAATAGTTACAGCCATCAAACTCCTCACTGCAGTCATAAGCATCCCCAAAGCCATTCCCCCAATAGTCAGGCTTGTGGTACTGGTATGCCCATTTCTCTGACTTGCACTGCTCCCTGGACCGTTTGCATTTTTCAGTCTTGTCCCTGGAAGAAAACTCACTTTTGATTTTCTGATGTCTGTGCTGAAGCTTGTCCTGCTTCACactcttgtgtttttttctgcgTTCTTCGTTTTCGCTGTTGGATCTGCTTGCTGAGCCTTCACACTCTTTCTTTTTGTCCTtcctcttcttttttcttttcttactcACACCTGCCTCACTGCCTCTTCCTTCCCCTTTGGATTTCTTTCGCTTCTTTTTCACCTTCTTTGGATCGCTGGCTGTCAATGATTTACTGCTCAAGAAAGAGCCGTCGTCAAGTTGCAAAACGTCATGCTCAGCCGTCTCCCCTTGACCTTCAGATCCCCCCTCAATCCTGCTTCCATATCCAAAGGTAGCGGCTTTACCAATTCTTTTCTTTGCTTTGGGCTCACTGCTTTGTTCTTTAAAATCCCTGCTTTTCACGCAGACATACTTATTTTCCCATTGGTATTCCTCACCAGTGAACTCAGAAGCACTGTTTATCTCTTCAAAGTCGTCCTTCAGATCAGTAGAAGTTCTTGCTGGATGCAGAGGGTCAGCAGGGAACGAGGCACATTCGAGGTCCTTTGCACTCTCTCTGCGACGTTCGTTCTTGTTTACCCTGAAACCTTTCACTGCAGACTTTTTATACAAGCCCTTATTACAGTTGGATTGCTCCAAGTCTTCCTCCTCTGGATGCAGACTGGACTCGTTCCACTGTACCTGAAATTCCCTGCTGTAACCCTTTAACCTGCTGCCTTTAGTTCCCAAGCCCCTCTGTGGCGGCTCAGTCGCTTTGATGGTGATTTTCCATTTGTAACGATCCTCCCTGTTACTCCCTGCCAGCCCTTCGTTTTGACTGATACAGACTTCAGTACAATATTTGCCGTCTGTGTTCCTCAGGCTTATTTGGAAGCTGTTTCCATTATTAGATACCATTCTGTCCCACCCTGAGGCCTGATCTGAAGCAGGATGAGGGCTGGGGTAAAATCGGGCATAGCTTGGGTAGGAATAATggtttaataaataattcaaaaacTCTTCCGACTCATAAATCTTTTCTTTTCTGCGCCGTTTGGATGGCTTTTCTATGCAAGAGTAGTCCCGGTCAAACAAACAGCCACCCATCCCATCACTGGAAGAGGAAGGTGGCTTGGAGGTTGGGGCAGCATCCCTGGCTTGGTTAATGGTTATTTTTATGGGTCCATAATCAAAACCTTCATCAGTGTGTTCATCAAAAGCAGTGGAATGGTCCCCGTCTAGGACCTCTGAAAGGTGGCCAGACATCACTGTGGCTGGTTGACCCACATAGGGTTTGTTTGCTTTTCCATGTTCCCATTTCTCactggtgtttttttcttctaagtGTTCCTCTGGGAAACTCTGTGGTAGATCCTCTTCTGGTTCGGTTACATTGCTTTTGATCTTCAGTTTTTCAAGATGCTGTATAAAGAAAAAGTGTTGACTTTATGAGAATGGAATTTCTCAATGTTCTACCCTTCCCTTGGTTTAAAACTGAACTCCTCCTTAAAAGAGCAAGCGATTAAAAAACATTTCCTTATAAAAAAAGTTACATTCTTCTTGTAAAATTGTATTAAATTGGCAGCCCAGAATTCACGATTACTTCCTCTTTACAGAGCTATATTAATGGTAAGTGGACCCAATGGAAACAGAGGTCTACGTACTTGAGCTTTTTCAAGCAGTGCAGCAAGAAGCCTGATGGACTGTAGCCGCCTCAGTGCCAACACCAGCTTCCTCTCCTCCCAAATATCTACCTCCatcctctcttcctcctcctggTCTTCTTCAGCTTTGAAAGGCATGCCACTCCTCAGGAGACCTCTCTCCTccgagtctctctgtctctgcgcTCGCTTTCTCAGCTTCTCCTGCCTTCTCTTTTCACGCTGGGCTTCCTTCCTTCTTCtagaaaatgtaaatacatgaaAACAAAGGAAGAGCAAGTAAAGATAACTCTGTGTGATACATCATGTAAATGTGATTGCTGGAGCTTATTGAGCCTGCACCCCAGTCTTGCAGCGTGAGTTCTTCTGCCGTTATCCAACACTCAAATCAGCAATCCAAAAAGCAAAACATGCACATTACAAAAGGGaagtgtttaaatacatttgaatcatCTCTCATTAGTATATCATTCTCACAAATGCAGCTGATGTTGCTTTTCCAGGCCTGTGGCGGGTTGCCCcgtccctgtgcgtatttttgtgttttatattgcATGTggcgtgttattgttggtgtatgtattggtgcacaggtgatttaaaatgtatatttgtatttaggcacggggattgcacatcacttcacgtgcagagtaaagtgtgtatttgtatgtgggcacagggattgcacaaatgagttcacgtTCTGGGATTCAAgcaaataattaattagtaattgaatcccagcacagctgtgtatatagatgcacaaatcactcactcggggttgggtgttcgtgagtggagaacaggagagagaaagaattcaaatCTAATGAAACAATTGCTACTGGTGCTAAACCACCTCAGCACGGTACTAGTTTgttctgcttgtttgttttggccaatgtgcccttttgttttgtgtcagtgttttgttttgtttaaatcacgCCGGTTTTGTTTGTAATAAACCGGCGCATCAGCACATTCATTCAATTCACTTGCAGTATTGTCTGTTCTTCCAGGTCACCACCAGTCATCCTGTTCACAAGGCCTTGTTTTCACTTTGattggtacattttacctgtAGCATAACTATAACACGCACGACTATAGTGCTGCAACGATTACTCAaggtataaaaattaaaaatgaccaTTTTATTGAGGGATTAATTGCTCACAAGTTCTGCTACATGAGGATAAATATGAAATCGATTAAAACctcaaatgtgttttacaaaagcATGCTCTACAAGCCATGCACAGTGTTACTAGAACACCAAGTTACAAATAAAGCACACCCATGTGTTTACCTGCAGTGTGCTGGTTCATTCCGGATTCAGTAATTCTAGATTATGCCATGTTgacaatacatacagtaatccATACTTTACTGTTAGAGACCTCCATTAGTTCACTGATTTCAGTTATGATGGAACTCTGGTTTGGGAGAAGCCTGATTAAATCTGGAAAACTAAACAATCAGCAAAGCAATAAGGGACCTGTGGGTATTGTAACAGGGTTACAGAGGGATGGTATGTTAGCCACCGAATGAATGCTTTATTCCCATTGTCACACTGAAAAGGTGTAATGCTATTGCTGTTCACTGGAAGCCGCTAGTATACGGCTATACAGCTCAGAACAGTCACACCAGAGAGACcagtatgttacagtacattATGTTAACGAGGCCACAGTGAGTATGTTATGTTAATGAGAGGTGAGACAACCCCTCAAGGAAGTAGCATATTGAAATATGTGTCGCTCCAGCAGTATCCAGTGTATCTCTCTACCTCCTCCCCTTAGGGAAgaagtatatttaaatacatgtcaCACCAGCAGTATCCAGTGTACCTGTCTGCCTCCTCTTGCTCCTTCTCTCTGAGCTTCTCCTGCTGCCTCTGTTCCTCCAGCTTCCTGAGCTGCTGTCTCTCGTACCCGCGCCTCTCCAGCGCCGCCTCGCTCAGGTGGCTTGTCGTGTCAAAGGTCACCTGCACCAACACAGAGCAAACTCTGAGCAGATCTGCACAGCTCTAGCATGGGATTCTTGAACATCAGCAAATCAGCTGCAAGACCTGCATAGAACATGCTTTGCAAACACACCCAGGCTTTACAAATATCTCCACACTGATGATtcgtggctggtttcacagactaccTTACCCAAGTTAACATTGGGTAGTTTGAGACTAGTACTAAAAtcaggggctgtgaaaccagcccttcgTGTTTAAGTTGTCAAGTGTCTGCAACGTACTCTA
This genomic stretch from Acipenser ruthenus chromosome 16, fAciRut3.2 maternal haplotype, whole genome shotgun sequence harbors:
- the LOC117412655 gene encoding A-kinase anchor protein 17B-like isoform X2 gives rise to the protein MAATIVYDSSEAVELCSDRCLYLKPIAKLAITVMLPESREASKTVSNWEVIARLKQMAQPHQFNSIRLSRSTMEFLRFEGELETKSLVHTLQAKLHKKTVAIQGFSNGLRVLAVESQVDFPTQEEWESFFGEEKPDTIHLEGLPCKWFTPKEARGERPSEETVREVFGRFGPIRNMDIPMLDMYRQEMSGRNFSSFGLVGLHTFDMYIQFQEHEDFVKAMEALRGMKLMFKGEDGKALACSMKVTFDTTSHLSEAALERRGYERQQLRKLEEQRQQEKLREKEQEEADRRRKEAQREKRRQEKLRKRAQRQRDSEERGLLRSGMPFKAEEDQEEEERMEHLEKLKIKSNVTEPEEDLPQSFPEEHLEEKNTSEKWEHGKANKPYVGQPATVMSGHLSEVLDGDHSTAFDEHTDEGFDYGPIKITINQARDAAPTSKPPSSSSDGMGGCLFDRDYSCIEKPSKRRRKEKIYESEEFLNYLLNHYSYPSYARFYPSPHPASDQASGWDRMVSNNGNSFQISLRNTDGKYCTEVCISQNEGLAGSNREDRYKWKITIKATEPPQRGLGTKGSRLKGYSREFQVQWNESSLHPEEEDLEQSNCNKGLYKKSAVKGFRVNKNERRRESAKDLECASFPADPLHPARTSTDLKDDFEEINSASEFTGEEYQWENKYVCVKSRDFKEQSSEPKAKKRIGKAATFGYGSRIEGGSEGQGETAEHDVLQLDDGSFLSSKSLTASDPKKVKKKRKKSKGEGRGSEAGVSKKRKKKRKDKKKECEGSASRSNSENEERRKKHKSVKQDKLQHRHQKIKSEFSSRDKTEKCKRSREQCKSEKWAYQYHKPDYWGNGFGDAYDCSEEFDGCNYYSKKGWQRHNGLEEYVDKTAAQKCDRYAHNQLDQLYQETGTGIKDGYPEKNKLKIETS
- the LOC117412655 gene encoding A-kinase anchor protein 17B-like isoform X1, producing the protein MAATIVYDSSEAVELCSDRCLYLKPIAKLAITVMLPESREASKTVSNWEVIARLKQMAQPHQFNSIRLSRSTMEFLRFEGELETKSLVHTLQAKLHKKTVAIQGFSNGLRVLAVESQVDFPTQEEWESFFGEEKPDTIHLEGLPCKWFTPKEARGERPSEETVREVFGRFGPIRNMDIPMLDMYRQEMSGRNFSSFGLVGLHTFDMYIQFQEHEDFVKAMEALRGMKLMFKGEDGKALACSMKVTFDTTSHLSEAALERRGYERQQLRKLEEQRQQEKLREKEQEEADRRRKEAQREKRRQEKLRKRAQRQRDSEERGLLRSGMPFKAEEDQEEEERMEVDIWEERKLVLALRRLQSIRLLAALLEKAQHLEKLKIKSNVTEPEEDLPQSFPEEHLEEKNTSEKWEHGKANKPYVGQPATVMSGHLSEVLDGDHSTAFDEHTDEGFDYGPIKITINQARDAAPTSKPPSSSSDGMGGCLFDRDYSCIEKPSKRRRKEKIYESEEFLNYLLNHYSYPSYARFYPSPHPASDQASGWDRMVSNNGNSFQISLRNTDGKYCTEVCISQNEGLAGSNREDRYKWKITIKATEPPQRGLGTKGSRLKGYSREFQVQWNESSLHPEEEDLEQSNCNKGLYKKSAVKGFRVNKNERRRESAKDLECASFPADPLHPARTSTDLKDDFEEINSASEFTGEEYQWENKYVCVKSRDFKEQSSEPKAKKRIGKAATFGYGSRIEGGSEGQGETAEHDVLQLDDGSFLSSKSLTASDPKKVKKKRKKSKGEGRGSEAGVSKKRKKKRKDKKKECEGSASRSNSENEERRKKHKSVKQDKLQHRHQKIKSEFSSRDKTEKCKRSREQCKSEKWAYQYHKPDYWGNGFGDAYDCSEEFDGCNYYSKKGWQRHNGLEEYVDKTAAQKCDRYAHNQLDQLYQETGTGIKDGYPEKNKLKIETS